From Saccharomycodes ludwigii strain NBRC 1722 chromosome IV, whole genome shotgun sequence, one genomic window encodes:
- the ECM2 gene encoding Pre-mRNA-splicing factor ECM2 (similar to Saccharomyces cerevisiae YBR065C | ECM2 | ExtraCellular Mutant): protein MSDNTNINKNDLFLICSKCLPLSTTAVANNTTSVTITRNSNNNHTCKICTNPYTSYTTNNPTRTTTNICVNCARYRNICQICLLDMILHIPIQLRDEIVQKLGIKSNSIVFATTNSAVTDKLTKRYIAEREKLQLESSGEAVSANRKLNYDDIAKKISEYLAHNKKGNNNDKPSLDLRSNSNNKPFVLGDISNKSIKSVLLFLIKQSTLLKSTKDNSCSKYFIYNINVNLPEWAILESFKSSFSTVKDVSTFKIIFSLFKPSAKCGLIQLDEAINIIHETQICFQCKSTNVYVLPINDQDNFFTDTIKTLTDRMTNKELNTLGYYIDKIVKNGATIDDNLRDNMKFHGKNTNKNSKNTTANNRIVKEKKKKKRNFNNKYRKG from the coding sequence ATGAGCGATAACACCAATATCAACAAGAATGATCTATTCTTAATATGTTCCAAATGTTTACCCTTATCAACTACAGCTGTTGCCAATAACACCACTTCTGTTACCATTACTAGAAATAGCAACAATAATCATACTTGTAAAATATGCACTAATCCCTATACAAGCTATACCACCAATAATCCTACAAggacaacaacaaatatatgTGTGAATTGTGCTAGATATAGGAATATTTGtcaaatttgtttattagaTATGATATTGCATATTCCCATACAGTTGAGAGACGAAATTGTACAAAAATTAGGCATTAAAAGTAATTCCATTGTTTTTGCTACAACTAATAGCGCTGTTACAGATAAATTGACAAAGAGATACATTGCagagagagaaaaactACAATTGGAATCCAGTGGTGAGGCTGTAAGTGCTAATCGCAAATTAAACTATGATGATATTGCAAAGAAAATATCAGAGTATTTAGCacacaataaaaaaggcaacaacaatgataaACCCTCTTTGGATTTACGCAGTAATAGCAACAATAAACCGTTTGTACTTGGGGACATTAGTAATAAGTCAATTAAAAGTGTATTGctttttcttattaagCAGTCTACATTATTGAAAAGTACGAAAGATAATAGCTGtagtaaatattttatttataatataaatgtaAACTTGCCAGAATGGGCAATTCTAGAAAGTTTCAAATCATCTTTTTCCACTGTGAAAGATGTTTctacttttaaaattattttttctcttttcaaACCTTCAGCTAAATGTGGATTGATACAGTTGGACGAAgctataaatattattcatGAAACTCAGATTTGTTTTCAGTGTAAATCAACTAATGTCTATGTTTTGCCAATTAATGATCAagacaatttttttacagACACTATTAAAACATTGACCGATCGTATGACCAACAAAGAATTGAATACTTTAGGCTATTATATTGacaaaattgttaaaaatggtGCGACTATTGATGATAATCTTCGCGATAATATGAAATTTCATGGGAAAAATACGAAcaaaaatagtaaaaatactactgctaataatagaatagtaaaagaaaaaaaaaagaaaaaaagaaactttaataataaatatagaaaaggttaa
- the RSM10 gene encoding mitochondrial 37S ribosomal protein uS10m (similar to Saccharomyces cerevisiae YDR041W | RSM10 | Ribosomal Small subunit of Mitochondria), with the protein MLITKATKGAVTTILNNNILLSLYNIQRKRLQSTVASASQPDVTKSKSTIAVNSNTTDTPLFNGTSVTGPLPSLASSIGEIKPLDIPLNVLAVYHKPLRVPITYGDLIADIQLRSYDHENLDFFCDFILRVGFYLGAPLTGPKPLPTRRERWTVIRAPFVHAKSKENFERHTHKRLIRVWDTNPQVVDMLLSYLTKHSITGVGVKVNYFQREGLTLNEPTAKDETNILDGLQQGETALKNEDAVSKKVEEILSDPKFKAMLNDK; encoded by the coding sequence ATGTTGATTACTAAAGCAACCAAAGGTGCTGTTACCACCAtacttaataataatatattattgtcattatACAAcattcaaagaaaaagattacAATCTACCGTGGCATCTGCATCCCAACCAGATGTTACTAAATCCAAAAGTACCATTGCTGTGAATTCTAATACTACCGACACGCCGTTGTTTAATGGTACTTCTGTTACTGGACCTTTACCTTCTTTGGCTAGTTCCATTGGTGAAATTAAACCATTAGATATACCTCTTAATGTCTTGGCAGTTTACCACAAACCATTGAGGGTACCAATCACCTACGGCGATTTGATTGCTGATATCCAATTACGTTCCTATGACCATGAAAATTTGGATTTTTTCTGCGATTTCATCTTGCGTGTTGGGTTTTATCTAGGTGCTCCGTTGACAGGTCCAAAACCATTACCAACAAGGCGTGAGAGATGGACCGTAATAAGGGCACCATTTGTTCATGCTAAAAGCAAGGAGAATTTCGAAAGACATACGCATAAACGATTGATCCGTGTTTGGGATACTAACCCTCAAGTTGTTGACATGTTGTTGAGTTATTTAACCAAACATTCTATTACTGGTGTCGGTGTTAAAgttaattattttcaacGTGAAGGTTTAACATTGAATGAGCCTACTGCAAAGGACGAAACGAACATCCTTGATGGGTTGCAACAAGGAGAAACCGCTTTGAAGAATGAAGACGCTGTTTCTAAAAAGGTTGAGGAAATATTAAGTGATCCTAAATTTAAAGCTATGTTGAATGATAAATAA